One window of Aerosakkonema funiforme FACHB-1375 genomic DNA carries:
- a CDS encoding YqaE/Pmp3 family membrane protein codes for MDIVRIIIAIFIPPLGVFLQVGLGGHFWLNILLTLFGYVPGLVHAIWVIAKK; via the coding sequence GTGGATATCGTTCGCATCATTATCGCCATTTTCATACCCCCGCTAGGAGTATTTTTACAAGTCGGTCTTGGCGGACACTTTTGGCTGAATATCCTGTTAACGCTGTTTGGGTATGTTCCCGGACTGGTTCACGCCATATGGGTAATCGCGAAAAAATAA
- a CDS encoding class I SAM-dependent methyltransferase, whose protein sequence is MQPEEAIRQQFDNAAAAYGTSPIFAQGHDLALMLQAAAPTSEMTLLDVGCGAGHTAFAFAPHVREAIGVDLSQGMLIEAKQLADAKAIANVHFREASATALPFPDKHFDIVTCRYVAHHFPSLTPALTEIVRVLKPNGQFLLVDIISPSDSALADFIDRVEQLRDPSHSCDWKISQWQACGEKVGMHLQVISSWQLQIDFADWTARQKTPPAAIAQLETLLDNASPEAKSAFSIVGLPRRSFHLWSVFLRGTLTVDPS, encoded by the coding sequence ATGCAACCAGAAGAAGCCATTCGACAGCAATTCGACAACGCCGCCGCCGCCTACGGCACTTCGCCTATCTTCGCACAAGGACACGACCTGGCGCTGATGCTGCAAGCAGCTGCGCCCACATCAGAAATGACTTTACTCGATGTCGGGTGCGGTGCGGGTCATACTGCTTTTGCTTTTGCACCCCACGTCCGAGAAGCGATCGGGGTTGACCTCAGCCAAGGTATGCTGATAGAGGCGAAACAGCTAGCAGATGCAAAAGCGATCGCCAATGTGCATTTTCGAGAAGCTAGCGCTACAGCACTTCCTTTCCCAGACAAGCACTTCGATATCGTTACCTGTCGCTATGTTGCCCATCACTTCCCCAGTCTGACACCCGCCCTGACTGAAATTGTGCGCGTTCTCAAGCCGAATGGGCAATTTCTCTTGGTAGATATTATTTCGCCGTCAGATTCAGCCCTAGCTGATTTTATCGATCGAGTGGAACAATTGCGCGACCCTTCCCACAGTTGCGACTGGAAAATCTCTCAATGGCAGGCTTGCGGAGAAAAGGTAGGGATGCACCTCCAAGTTATCTCCTCCTGGCAGTTGCAAATTGACTTCGCCGACTGGACTGCACGCCAGAAAACACCGCCGGCAGCTATTGCACAATTGGAAACACTTTTAGATAACGCTTCGCCAGAAGCAAAATCAGCCTTCTCAATTGTCGGCTTACCACGCCGTTCTTTTCACCTTTGGTCAGTCTTCCTGCGCGGCACTCTAACTGTTGACCCTAGTTGA
- a CDS encoding alpha/beta hydrolase family protein, which yields MAIALGMVINNLEVEAMRDSYYPVRLVTNRGNVECRYYKVPSTKRGVIWVGGIGGDWDTPANKLYPRLCQELIAEGIASVRVRFRHSTILEEAILDVLAGISYLESEGVDAIALIGHSFGGAVVIQAGAIADTVCTVVTLATQSYGAAAAANLAPRCSILLIHGTVDRILPAVCSQYIYSLAQEPKHLILYKGADHNLNEVSQQVDRAVRDWIVDQL from the coding sequence GTGGCAATAGCATTAGGGATGGTAATTAACAACCTCGAAGTAGAAGCGATGAGGGATAGTTACTATCCAGTCAGATTGGTGACAAACCGTGGCAATGTTGAGTGCCGCTACTACAAGGTTCCCAGTACTAAGCGCGGTGTTATCTGGGTAGGCGGTATTGGCGGCGACTGGGATACACCGGCAAACAAACTGTATCCGCGACTTTGCCAGGAGTTGATAGCTGAGGGAATTGCTTCTGTGCGGGTACGCTTCCGCCACTCAACTATTCTTGAAGAAGCTATCCTCGATGTTCTGGCAGGAATTAGTTATTTGGAAAGCGAAGGTGTTGATGCGATCGCTCTCATCGGTCACTCTTTCGGCGGTGCTGTCGTGATTCAGGCTGGTGCCATTGCCGATACTGTATGTACCGTGGTAACGCTCGCTACACAAAGTTACGGTGCGGCAGCAGCAGCCAACTTAGCACCCCGATGCTCGATCTTGCTCATTCACGGTACAGTCGATCGCATACTTCCAGCTGTCTGCTCCCAGTATATCTACAGTCTCGCTCAAGAACCCAAGCACCTCATCCTTTACAAAGGTGCAGATCACAATCTTAACGAAGTTTCTCAACAAGTCGATCGAGCGGTACGCGACTGGATTGTCGATCAACTTTGA
- a CDS encoding Calx-beta domain-containing protein translates to MATLLGTLENDTLIGTPEDDFALGNSGNDNLLGLEANDQLNGNTGNDTANGGVGNDLVRGGKDNDLLLGDVGNDSLYGDLGNDTARGGNGDDFLYGDSGIESNFSGDGDDFLFGEAGNDTLFGLDGNDSLLGDTGADVINGNQGNDTVYGGDGSDLLRGGIDNDRIFAELGDDSLYGDLGDDTLFGAEGKDAIFGGRGEDLLSGNEDDDEINGNQGNDTVFGGQGNDILRGGRDDDIISGDVGDDLIYGDRGIDTLTGGDGKDIFFLEKGIGGASLTQADIITDFVNGEDAIGLIAGFQVSDLNIFQGTGANTNDTIIQDNLTGQFLAVLKGVNRSAIDSADFSIPGVFTFTAPTFQVNEDGTPIQAVTVTRTDGLNAAASVTVTSSNGTATAPADYNNTPVVLNFAAGETSKTVTIPIVNDAVGEYTESINLNLTNPTGGTEVGLQNSAVLQIVDNDSVSVPKLTFDIPDSSTFRFGISIEPLNNSVLIQSSGDSSLPGANGAAYKFDVTTGALLQSFFRPDDANFFDMSIGTVGNNVLIGAPRSFGSAAAYLFDGDTGTLLKSFVNPSSNRNLLFGSSVEALGNNILIAAPDDDREAPDDGAVYLFDGNTGALLQTFLDPTPDNFDWFGYSLAAVGNNVLIGAPFGNTAGANAAAAYLFDSTTGALLQTFLNPTPGEHDSFGISVAAAGNNVLIGAPGTPAAGAAYLFDSTTGALLQTFLNPTLDVFEGFGSPIVAVGNNVLIGAPFHNTSVENSGAAYLFDGSTGALLQTYLNPKPESEGYGYSQGDFFGSSLAAVGNNIIIGAPSDNEAAGAVYLF, encoded by the coding sequence ATGGCTACTTTATTGGGAACTTTAGAAAACGATACTCTCATCGGCACTCCAGAAGATGACTTTGCTTTAGGTAATTCAGGAAATGATAACCTACTTGGTTTAGAAGCAAATGACCAACTCAACGGCAACACGGGCAACGATACCGCAAACGGTGGAGTCGGTAACGATTTAGTAAGAGGCGGTAAGGATAATGACCTCTTACTAGGCGATGTTGGAAATGATTCTCTATACGGCGATTTGGGCAACGATACAGCCAGAGGCGGCAATGGCGATGACTTTTTATATGGAGATAGCGGCATAGAATCTAACTTCAGCGGCGATGGGGATGATTTCCTATTTGGTGAAGCTGGTAATGACACGCTGTTTGGGTTAGATGGTAACGATAGTTTGCTGGGGGATACAGGCGCAGATGTAATTAACGGTAATCAGGGAAACGATACAGTTTATGGAGGTGATGGCAGCGATTTATTAAGGGGAGGAATAGATAATGACCGAATATTTGCTGAATTAGGCGATGACAGCTTATATGGGGACTTGGGAGACGATACCCTCTTTGGTGCAGAAGGTAAAGATGCAATTTTTGGCGGTCGAGGCGAGGATTTGTTATCCGGAAATGAAGATGATGATGAAATTAATGGCAATCAGGGAAACGATACGGTTTTTGGCGGACAGGGAAACGATATTTTGCGGGGTGGCAGAGATGATGACATCATTTCTGGTGATGTTGGCGATGATTTGATTTACGGAGACAGAGGAATAGATACTTTAACTGGAGGCGATGGTAAAGATATCTTTTTTTTGGAAAAGGGAATAGGCGGTGCAAGTTTAACGCAAGCGGATATTATTACTGATTTTGTTAACGGTGAAGATGCAATTGGATTAATAGCAGGTTTCCAAGTCTCAGATTTGAATATATTTCAAGGCACGGGAGCTAATACGAATGACACGATTATCCAAGATAATCTTACAGGCCAATTTTTAGCAGTATTAAAGGGAGTGAATCGTAGTGCGATCGACTCGGCTGATTTTTCTATTCCAGGTGTTTTCACATTTACTGCGCCAACTTTCCAGGTGAATGAAGATGGAACACCAATTCAGGCGGTGACGGTCACGCGCACGGATGGATTGAATGCAGCCGCCAGCGTTACGGTAACGTCGAGTAACGGTACTGCAACTGCGCCTGCCGATTATAACAATACGCCAGTAGTCTTAAATTTTGCGGCGGGAGAAACGAGTAAAACGGTAACAATTCCCATTGTTAACGATGCTGTGGGCGAGTATACAGAGAGCATCAATTTAAACTTAACTAACCCTACAGGCGGCACTGAAGTTGGGCTACAAAATTCGGCGGTTTTGCAAATTGTAGATAATGATTCTGTATCTGTTCCCAAACTCACTTTCGATATACCAGATAGTTCCACTTTTCGTTTCGGGATCTCTATAGAACCATTGAATAACAGCGTCCTGATCCAATCGAGCGGTGATAGTTCACTTCCTGGAGCCAATGGAGCAGCCTACAAGTTTGACGTTACTACAGGTGCGCTGCTTCAGTCTTTCTTCAGACCCGATGATGCGAATTTCTTTGATATGTCAATAGGGACTGTGGGTAACAACGTTCTCATAGGGGCACCAAGATCGTTTGGAAGTGCGGCGGCTTATTTGTTTGATGGGGATACGGGGACACTCCTGAAAAGTTTCGTCAATCCTTCTTCAAATCGCAATCTTCTTTTCGGCTCTTCAGTAGAAGCATTGGGCAATAACATCCTCATCGCAGCCCCAGATGACGATAGGGAAGCTCCTGATGATGGAGCAGTGTATCTGTTTGACGGTAATACAGGGGCGCTTTTGCAAACATTCCTCGATCCGACCCCCGATAATTTCGATTGGTTTGGCTATTCACTAGCGGCAGTAGGCAACAACGTTCTCATTGGCGCACCGTTTGGCAACACAGCTGGTGCTAATGCGGCAGCAGCTTATTTGTTTGACAGTACTACAGGCGCACTTTTGCAAACGTTCCTCAATCCGACCCCCGGAGAACACGACTCATTCGGCATTTCAGTAGCGGCAGCCGGCAACAACGTCCTCATCGGCGCACCAGGAACCCCAGCAGCAGGGGCTGCCTACCTATTCGACAGTACGACAGGGGCGCTCTTGCAAACCTTCCTCAACCCGACACTAGATGTGTTCGAGGGATTCGGCAGTCCGATCGTGGCGGTGGGCAACAACGTCCTCATCGGCGCACCATTCCATAATACGAGTGTTGAAAATAGTGGAGCAGCATACCTATTTGACGGCTCTACAGGAGCGCTGTTGCAAACTTATCTCAACCCTAAACCAGAGTCAGAAGGTTACGGTTATTCCCAAGGAGATTTTTTCGGCAGCTCATTGGCAGCTGTAGGCAATAACATCATCATTGGGGCACCCTCCGATAACGAAGCTGCTGGCGCAGTGTACCTATTCTAG